A section of the Cutibacterium granulosum genome encodes:
- a CDS encoding N-acetylglucosamine-6-phosphate deacetylase has product MRQTNGGDGMVLASQRVLRPDGTFAPATIHIDAGRITAVEDRISPQAEQVDLAIVPGYVDTHCHGAAGADFTDEDPQKVRAAIEHHRANGTTTQFASTVTERMDDLVDQIHRLRPLVAAGELAGIHAEGPFLAENRRGAHNPELLRDPSDAAVTRLLQAGEGDLRAVTLAPEREYGIRAVQTLTAHGVHAAFGHSDADAGITREAVDAGADVVTHLFNAMAPIHHRDPGPVPWLLTDSRTLIELICDGVHVAADVLRMAIRTAGVERVALVTDAMSATGQPDGRYMLGTLPVQVDQGRARIRHADGSLGAIAGSTLTMGGAVEFLVGSVGVALADAATMAATTPARWYGLDEVGVIEEGRLADLCLVDDAGHVERVIRHGEEVDRSTVVRCG; this is encoded by the coding sequence ATGAGACAGACCAATGGAGGTGACGGCATGGTGCTTGCCTCACAACGTGTACTCCGGCCGGACGGAACCTTTGCCCCCGCGACCATTCACATCGACGCCGGTCGGATCACCGCGGTGGAGGATCGGATCAGTCCACAGGCCGAGCAGGTCGACCTCGCCATCGTCCCCGGATACGTCGACACGCACTGCCACGGTGCAGCAGGAGCGGATTTCACCGACGAGGACCCGCAGAAGGTCCGGGCAGCCATCGAGCACCATCGTGCCAATGGCACCACCACCCAGTTCGCCAGCACCGTCACCGAACGCATGGACGACCTCGTCGATCAGATCCATCGGCTGCGGCCCCTCGTCGCTGCGGGGGAGCTTGCCGGGATTCACGCCGAGGGGCCGTTCCTGGCCGAGAACCGCAGGGGTGCCCACAACCCCGAGCTGCTTCGGGACCCCAGTGATGCGGCCGTCACCCGGCTGCTGCAGGCTGGCGAGGGCGATCTCAGGGCGGTCACCCTCGCCCCCGAGCGTGAGTACGGGATCCGGGCCGTGCAGACCTTGACGGCCCACGGGGTGCATGCGGCATTCGGACACTCCGATGCCGACGCTGGCATCACCCGGGAGGCGGTGGACGCCGGGGCTGATGTCGTCACCCATCTGTTCAACGCGATGGCCCCCATCCACCACCGCGATCCCGGCCCCGTGCCCTGGTTGCTCACCGATTCCCGAACGCTCATCGAGCTCATCTGTGACGGGGTGCATGTCGCTGCCGATGTGCTCCGCATGGCGATTCGTACCGCCGGGGTGGAGCGCGTGGCCCTCGTCACCGATGCCATGAGCGCCACCGGTCAGCCGGATGGTCGGTACATGCTCGGGACGCTCCCGGTGCAGGTGGATCAGGGGCGGGCCCGGATTCGTCATGCCGACGGTTCGCTGGGGGCGATCGCCGGATCCACGCTGACGATGGGCGGGGCCGTGGAGTTCCTCGTGGGCAGCGTGGGCGTCGCCCTGGCCGACGCAGCGACGATGGCTGCCACCACTCCAGCACGCTGGTATGGGCTGGACGAGGTGGGCGTCATCGAGGAGGGACGTCTCGCCGACCTGTGTCTGGTTGACGACGCGGGTCATGTGGAACGGGTCATTCGTCACGGCGAGGAGGTTGATCGGTCCACCGTCGTCCGATGCGGCTGA
- a CDS encoding metal-dependent transcriptional regulator, translated as MSELIDTTEMYLRTLYELLEEGIDLRRARIVDRLHQSGPTVSQTVSRMERDGLVVLHEDRSLGLTQTGHDRAQAVMRRHRLVECLLTEVIGLDRVDVHDEACRWEHVISPQVEQRLDIILGHPRVSPFGNAIPYAHGQMPSDSAQHFRDDSEPLTSFLEGRTGLVRFRLVRMSEFFQATEPNLAMAERVGMLPGDVMAASRDDEAIAVRTTTGEVRFPEADAEGLFVTGADDQ; from the coding sequence ATGAGCGAACTCATTGACACGACCGAGATGTACCTGCGTACGCTCTACGAACTGCTCGAGGAGGGCATCGACCTGCGTCGGGCCCGCATCGTCGACCGGTTGCACCAGTCGGGACCGACCGTGTCCCAGACCGTGAGCAGGATGGAGCGGGACGGTCTCGTCGTGCTGCACGAGGATCGTTCCCTGGGGCTCACGCAGACAGGCCACGATCGGGCCCAGGCCGTGATGCGCCGGCACCGGCTCGTCGAGTGTCTGCTCACGGAGGTCATCGGGCTGGATCGCGTCGACGTCCATGACGAGGCCTGTCGGTGGGAGCACGTCATCTCCCCGCAGGTCGAGCAGCGCCTCGACATCATTCTGGGGCATCCCCGGGTCTCGCCCTTTGGCAACGCCATCCCATACGCGCACGGTCAGATGCCCAGTGACTCGGCCCAGCACTTCCGGGACGATTCCGAGCCCCTCACCAGTTTTCTCGAGGGGCGAACCGGCCTCGTCCGATTCCGTCTGGTACGCATGAGTGAGTTCTTCCAGGCCACTGAGCCCAACCTTGCCATGGCGGAGCGGGTGGGGATGCTTCCCGGTGACGTCATGGCTGCCTCCCGTGATGACGAGGCCATCGCGGTGCGAACCACCACGGGTGAGGTGAGGTTCCCCGAGGCGGACGCCGAGGGATTGTTCGTCACCGGGGCGGACGACCAGTGA
- the trxA gene encoding thioredoxin — protein MATTAITKDTFSSTIDSNDVVLVDFWAGWCGPCMRFAPIYEEASERHDDVVFAKVDTEDQQELSAGLEITSIPTLMAFRGGYLVFRQAGLLQGKQLDELIDQVKALDPEELKKQSEAQKA, from the coding sequence ATGGCAACCACCGCTATCACCAAGGACACGTTCTCGTCGACCATTGATTCCAACGACGTGGTCCTCGTCGACTTCTGGGCCGGATGGTGTGGCCCGTGTATGCGGTTCGCACCGATCTACGAGGAGGCCAGCGAGCGTCATGACGACGTCGTGTTCGCCAAGGTGGACACCGAGGACCAGCAGGAGCTGTCGGCAGGACTGGAGATCACGTCCATCCCGACCCTCATGGCCTTCCGCGGCGGCTACCTCGTGTTCCGTCAGGCAGGGCTGTTGCAGGGCAAGCAGCTCGACGAGCTCATCGATCAGGTGAAGGCCCTTGACCCCGAGGAGCTGAAGAAGCAGTCCGAGGCCCAGAAAGCCTGA
- a CDS encoding UTP--glucose-1-phosphate uridylyltransferase, translated as MSESGLDAAQAKMRDAGVDPIAIDVFSSYYTQIKEGRTGIIPEDSISPLTDPDRLDDVTVDDEVAADALDHTVIIKLNGGLGTSMGLDRAKSLLPVRNGKSFLDIIVGQVRAAREQHGARLPLLFMDSFNTRDDTLEALEQYPDVQVDGLPLDFLQNQEPKLRADDLTPVEFPTDPRLEWCPPGHGDLYTALLGSGILDQLLDKGYRYASVSNGDNLGATPDARIAGWFAATGAPYAAELCRRTVNDRKGGHLAVRKSDGHLVLRDTAQTADDEMTYFTDESRHPFFHTNNLWFDLRALREVMTERHGVMGLALIRNEKTVDPKDSSTTPVIQVESAMGAAIEVFEGATCIVVDRARFLPVKTTNELLLLRSDVYDLDERFHLCKTTDNVCEVDLDKQFYKRVGDFDRRLGEPPSLKDATSLKVAGDWTFGAHVTVTGDAVLSTDEPATVPDGAELSGEVHPADIDTVSRASQ; from the coding sequence ATGAGCGAGAGCGGGCTTGATGCTGCCCAAGCCAAGATGCGCGATGCCGGGGTCGACCCCATCGCCATTGACGTCTTCAGTTCCTACTACACCCAGATCAAGGAGGGCCGTACCGGGATCATTCCCGAGGACTCCATCAGTCCTCTCACCGATCCGGACAGACTCGACGACGTCACGGTCGACGACGAGGTGGCTGCCGATGCCCTTGATCACACGGTGATCATCAAACTCAACGGAGGGTTGGGCACCTCGATGGGACTGGACCGGGCGAAGTCCCTGCTTCCGGTGCGGAACGGAAAATCTTTCCTCGACATCATCGTCGGCCAGGTCCGGGCGGCTCGGGAACAGCATGGTGCGCGTCTTCCCCTGTTGTTCATGGACTCCTTCAACACGCGGGATGACACCTTGGAGGCACTGGAGCAGTACCCCGATGTCCAGGTGGACGGCCTGCCGCTGGACTTCCTGCAGAATCAGGAACCCAAGTTGCGTGCCGATGACCTCACCCCGGTGGAGTTCCCGACCGATCCCAGACTCGAGTGGTGTCCGCCGGGCCACGGTGACCTCTACACCGCTCTGCTCGGTTCGGGCATCCTGGACCAGCTGCTCGACAAGGGTTACCGGTATGCCTCGGTCTCCAATGGCGACAATCTCGGTGCCACCCCGGACGCCCGTATCGCCGGATGGTTCGCCGCAACTGGTGCGCCCTACGCCGCCGAGTTGTGTCGGCGTACCGTCAACGATCGCAAGGGTGGGCACCTGGCGGTACGCAAGTCCGACGGTCACCTCGTGCTGCGCGACACTGCCCAGACCGCCGATGACGAGATGACATACTTCACCGACGAGTCACGCCATCCGTTCTTCCACACCAACAATCTGTGGTTCGACCTGCGAGCCCTGCGTGAGGTCATGACCGAACGTCATGGCGTCATGGGCCTGGCCCTCATCCGCAACGAGAAGACCGTTGATCCCAAGGACTCCTCGACCACTCCGGTGATTCAGGTGGAGTCGGCCATGGGAGCTGCGATCGAGGTCTTCGAGGGAGCCACCTGCATCGTCGTCGATCGCGCCAGGTTCCTGCCGGTGAAGACCACCAACGAGCTGCTCCTGCTGCGCTCGGACGTCTACGACCTCGATGAGCGATTCCACCTGTGCAAGACGACCGACAACGTCTGCGAGGTCGACCTCGACAAGCAGTTCTACAAGCGGGTGGGTGATTTCGACCGACGGCTGGGCGAGCCCCCGTCGCTCAAGGACGCCACGAGCCTCAAGGTTGCTGGCGACTGGACCTTTGGTGCGCACGTCACCGTCACCGGTGACGCCGTCCTCAGCACTGACGAGCCGGCCACCGTGCCGGATGGTGCCGAGCTCTCCGGCGAGGTGCATCCCGCAGACATCGACACTGTGTCTCGAGCATCTCAGTGA
- the mscL gene encoding large conductance mechanosensitive channel protein MscL, with the protein MKGFKNFLMRGNLIDMAVAFIMGTAFATVVKSFTTIILDLLGKLGGTPNFSGWVPGGIHVGAFITDAIAFLIIAAVLYFGIVKPVEIASEHRKSGKLSEEEAPAPSSEDLLTEIRDLLAAQNCTE; encoded by the coding sequence GTGAAGGGTTTCAAGAATTTCTTGATGCGAGGCAATCTCATCGACATGGCAGTTGCCTTCATCATGGGCACTGCCTTCGCCACGGTGGTGAAATCATTCACGACCATCATCCTGGATCTGCTCGGGAAGCTGGGCGGCACCCCCAACTTCTCAGGATGGGTTCCCGGCGGGATTCACGTCGGCGCATTCATCACGGACGCCATCGCCTTCCTGATCATCGCTGCCGTGTTGTACTTCGGCATCGTCAAGCCGGTCGAGATCGCCAGTGAGCACCGCAAGTCCGGCAAGTTGTCCGAGGAGGAGGCCCCGGCCCCCAGCAGCGAGGACCTGCTCACCGAGATCCGTGACCTGTTGGCGGCGCAGAACTGCACAGAGTGA
- a CDS encoding SAF domain-containing protein yields the protein MLTFSSAQRPPRGTVCVVNAKEPISGGSRVQAKQVGTICVPESMVPEGKFGRVDEVIGQSVSIDVPTGAILTSSHLLTRSHAKPGTALVGVQLSDSSLLSMLRVGQRVSVVASGDDGPGIIAKDAVIRGLPHEGGGGLMSNDQSELVVVSTDEQSAARVATQNSQGQIGIVVR from the coding sequence GTGCTGACGTTCTCCTCGGCACAACGTCCTCCGCGAGGTACTGTGTGCGTCGTCAACGCCAAGGAACCCATCAGCGGGGGTTCCCGAGTACAGGCAAAGCAGGTGGGAACCATCTGCGTGCCCGAGTCCATGGTTCCGGAAGGGAAATTCGGCCGGGTCGATGAGGTGATCGGGCAGTCCGTCAGCATCGACGTGCCGACCGGGGCCATCCTCACCTCGTCCCACCTGCTCACCAGATCCCACGCGAAACCGGGAACGGCACTGGTGGGAGTGCAGCTGTCGGATTCCTCGTTGCTGTCAATGTTGCGGGTGGGGCAACGCGTCTCAGTGGTGGCAAGTGGCGATGACGGCCCCGGCATCATCGCCAAGGATGCCGTGATCCGTGGTCTACCGCACGAGGGTGGCGGCGGACTCATGTCGAATGACCAGTCCGAACTGGTCGTCGTCTCCACCGATGAGCAGTCCGCTGCACGAGTGGCGACACAGAACTCACAAGGACAGATCGGAATTGTCGTACGGTGA
- a CDS encoding FmdB family zinc ribbon protein produces the protein MPTYQYRCTNCGQDLEVVQRFSDDPLTVCEKCNGTLRKVFSAVGVVFKGSGFYSTDNHTSGSSNVSTPTHGDKASSAGSDSSASASPESSATTASSTADAVAS, from the coding sequence ATGCCCACGTACCAGTACCGTTGCACCAATTGCGGCCAGGATTTGGAGGTCGTGCAGCGCTTCAGCGATGATCCCCTCACGGTGTGCGAAAAATGCAATGGCACCCTGCGCAAGGTGTTCAGCGCAGTGGGTGTCGTGTTCAAGGGGTCAGGTTTCTACTCCACCGACAATCACACCTCGGGCAGCAGCAACGTCAGCACTCCGACGCACGGGGACAAGGCATCTTCTGCTGGTTCGGACTCCAGCGCTTCCGCGTCGCCGGAGTCCTCCGCCACTACGGCGTCGTCCACAGCTGACGCCGTGGCCAGCTGA
- a CDS encoding 5-formyltetrahydrofolate cyclo-ligase, with the protein MASRPQVDARRTEAALEELAGVKAVCTYLSRSPEPDTLELARGLVAAGTRVLAPVLTDGRGHGLGHPAWAWFTPEDVRPGLWSIPEPCGPLLPADSIKQCDVILCSALWVDRRGYRVGVGGGWYDRVLEDRRTGAPVWAVVDDCEIVDEVPRQPWDLPVDAAFTQTGLHPLG; encoded by the coding sequence CTGGCCAGTCGTCCCCAGGTGGACGCTCGACGCACCGAGGCCGCGCTCGAGGAACTCGCCGGGGTGAAAGCCGTGTGCACCTATCTGTCTCGCTCTCCTGAACCCGACACCCTTGAGCTGGCTCGCGGACTCGTCGCGGCCGGCACTCGCGTCCTGGCGCCCGTGCTCACCGACGGCCGTGGACACGGACTGGGACACCCAGCATGGGCCTGGTTCACACCCGAGGACGTGCGGCCCGGACTCTGGTCGATCCCCGAACCGTGTGGCCCGTTATTACCGGCCGACTCCATCAAGCAGTGTGACGTCATCCTGTGTTCGGCATTGTGGGTGGACCGACGTGGCTATCGGGTGGGTGTCGGTGGCGGATGGTATGACCGAGTTCTGGAGGATCGCCGTACCGGAGCGCCGGTGTGGGCCGTGGTGGACGACTGCGAGATCGTCGACGAGGTCCCCAGGCAGCCGTGGGACCTGCCGGTGGATGCAGCGTTCACACAGACTGGTCTGCACCCTCTGGGGTGA
- a CDS encoding GNAT family N-acetyltransferase, with the protein MRSGAVVLRPLRCSDEDDWIVLRQRNQDWLARWEATRPPGSPEKAPTFAQMVRRNQRRARHGEILPWALVWDDGWPDHPVRNPYELPITGQVTVFDISYGAALSCSVGYWISADHAGRGAVPTAVAMACDHCFSALGMHRIEICVRPENVKSLCVVEKIGMTEEGLRHQYLHIDGSWRDHRVFRMFPSDHPQGVLHDLQRNFPALGMSCGSTASRP; encoded by the coding sequence CTGCGCAGCGGAGCCGTTGTGCTGCGCCCACTACGGTGCAGTGACGAGGACGACTGGATCGTCCTGCGGCAACGCAACCAGGACTGGCTGGCCAGATGGGAGGCGACGCGTCCACCGGGCAGCCCAGAGAAGGCGCCGACCTTCGCACAGATGGTGCGACGCAATCAACGGCGGGCACGCCACGGTGAGATCCTGCCCTGGGCACTGGTCTGGGACGATGGGTGGCCCGATCATCCGGTCAGGAATCCGTACGAACTCCCGATCACTGGTCAGGTGACGGTCTTCGACATCTCCTACGGTGCAGCTCTGTCGTGCTCGGTCGGGTACTGGATCAGCGCAGACCATGCAGGTCGAGGTGCCGTCCCGACTGCCGTCGCCATGGCCTGTGACCACTGCTTCAGCGCGCTGGGAATGCATCGCATCGAGATCTGCGTGCGTCCGGAAAATGTCAAGAGTCTGTGCGTCGTCGAAAAGATCGGAATGACGGAGGAAGGGCTGCGTCACCAGTACCTCCACATTGACGGGAGTTGGCGGGATCATCGGGTGTTTCGCATGTTCCCCAGCGACCATCCGCAGGGCGTTCTTCACGATCTGCAGAGGAATTTCCCTGCTTTGGGGATGAGCTGTGGATCAACGGCATCGCGGCCGTGA
- a CDS encoding magnesium and cobalt transport protein CorA: MNKINGKVRQSTIARIRTSSSGNGLANRASDVVTRPGPVGIQWFADGHETTVPERAGIRQTLDWLDGHDERLGVAVVHQPNRTQIDHVITEMRLTPLLAEDLKEGHQRPKLERHGDALFMVLHPPFYIDSSEDVAFVEAEVVKQNNFVLIITQRIPDELATLSWSPRIPSNAHMLSKGSESVLYTVLDGVVDQTNPVIDGLQKDIEQIEYQVFTGDPAAPERIYRLSRETMDLQRAINPLIPIVGSLRAGFNKHQVSESLQGYLGDVADHLARIVNQITDIRELLNQVLAVNSTLVDQERNENLKKVSSWAAILVVPTLISGIYGMNFDNMPSLHLKYGYPLSLAMMAAAAFILWLIFRKKDWL, translated from the coding sequence ATGAACAAGATCAACGGGAAAGTGCGTCAGAGTACCATCGCACGGATCCGCACCAGCAGCAGCGGAAATGGTCTGGCCAACCGGGCATCCGACGTCGTCACCAGACCCGGGCCGGTGGGCATCCAGTGGTTCGCCGACGGACACGAGACCACCGTGCCCGAACGTGCCGGGATCCGGCAGACCCTGGACTGGTTGGACGGTCATGACGAGCGTCTCGGAGTCGCCGTCGTCCACCAGCCCAACAGGACCCAGATCGATCACGTCATCACCGAGATGAGGCTGACCCCGCTGTTGGCCGAGGACCTCAAGGAAGGCCACCAGCGACCCAAGCTGGAGCGCCACGGCGACGCCCTGTTCATGGTGCTGCACCCGCCGTTCTACATCGACTCCAGTGAGGACGTGGCCTTCGTGGAGGCCGAGGTCGTCAAGCAGAACAATTTCGTGCTCATCATCACCCAGCGCATTCCCGACGAGCTGGCGACCCTGTCATGGAGCCCCCGCATCCCCTCGAATGCCCACATGCTCTCCAAGGGATCCGAATCGGTGCTGTACACCGTCCTGGATGGGGTGGTCGACCAGACCAACCCGGTCATTGACGGCCTGCAGAAGGACATCGAGCAGATTGAGTACCAGGTGTTCACCGGTGACCCGGCCGCCCCGGAGCGCATCTACCGACTCTCCCGCGAGACGATGGACCTGCAACGTGCCATCAACCCGCTCATTCCCATCGTCGGCTCGCTGCGGGCCGGATTCAACAAGCATCAGGTCTCCGAGAGTCTACAAGGGTATCTGGGCGACGTCGCCGACCACTTGGCGCGCATCGTCAACCAGATCACCGACATCCGGGAGCTGCTCAATCAGGTGCTCGCCGTCAACTCGACGTTGGTGGACCAGGAGCGCAACGAGAACCTCAAGAAGGTCTCGTCCTGGGCTGCCATCCTCGTCGTGCCCACCCTCATCAGTGGCATCTATGGCATGAACTTCGACAACATGCCGTCCCTGCACCTGAAGTACGGGTATCCCCTGTCGCTGGCGATGATGGCCGCGGCGGCATTCATCCTGTGGTTGATCTTCCGCAAGAAGGACTGGCTGTGA
- a CDS encoding uracil-xanthine permease family protein, which yields MIWTLHNGGKLEPGEIVAPDERLTWGRTIGLGAQHVVAMFGATFVFPILMGLNPQLAVMMSGIATLVFIFVTKHEVPSYLGSSASFPGVAAAIYASGGKPNDVSGALFVVGLTLFLCGIIIHAAGAKVVHRLLPPVVTGAVVMLIGFNLAPVVAKTYWPVDQWTALIVMVLVVALSVAPRGFLSRIAIFVALIIGYVLSWLEDLVLGPMHKTVDGVSTTVNRVDWSGVRAADWVGLPQMTDLDSWTYSVDSNGAGHFGAGNVVGFHLPAFHLSFILLALPVVIALIAENTGHVKAVAEMTDRNLDHQMGRAIAADGATSMVATLAGAGPTTTYAENIGVMAATKVYSTAAYAVAALVAILFGFSPKFGAIISATPGGVLGGITVVLYGMIGLLGAKIWRENRVDFGNPVNIVPVAAGIIIGIGDVSLKFTESFTLGGIALGTIVTVGVYHLAKWLAPRELADAAGGTSIVLDTPGMYKDDDRRANKRSDRDQ from the coding sequence ATGATCTGGACACTCCACAACGGAGGCAAGCTCGAACCCGGGGAAATCGTCGCACCAGACGAGCGACTCACGTGGGGGCGCACCATTGGGCTCGGCGCCCAGCACGTCGTGGCGATGTTCGGGGCCACCTTCGTCTTTCCGATCCTCATGGGGCTCAACCCCCAGCTGGCCGTGATGATGTCGGGCATCGCGACCTTGGTCTTCATCTTCGTCACCAAGCACGAGGTGCCCAGCTATCTGGGCTCCTCCGCCTCGTTCCCGGGGGTGGCCGCAGCGATCTACGCTTCCGGTGGCAAACCCAATGACGTCTCCGGGGCGCTCTTCGTCGTTGGCCTGACGCTGTTCCTGTGCGGCATCATCATCCATGCCGCCGGCGCCAAGGTGGTGCACAGGCTGCTTCCCCCGGTGGTGACGGGTGCCGTCGTCATGCTCATCGGGTTCAACCTGGCACCGGTCGTCGCCAAGACGTACTGGCCGGTGGATCAGTGGACCGCGCTGATCGTCATGGTCCTCGTCGTGGCGCTGTCGGTGGCACCGCGGGGATTCCTCTCCCGCATCGCGATCTTCGTGGCGCTCATCATCGGATACGTGCTCTCGTGGCTGGAGGACCTGGTTCTCGGGCCGATGCACAAGACCGTCGACGGCGTGAGCACCACCGTCAACCGGGTCGACTGGTCGGGGGTGCGGGCCGCCGACTGGGTGGGGTTGCCGCAGATGACCGACCTCGACTCGTGGACGTACTCGGTCGACTCGAACGGCGCAGGCCATTTCGGCGCCGGCAACGTCGTCGGGTTCCACCTACCGGCATTCCACCTGTCCTTCATCCTGCTGGCCCTGCCGGTGGTCATCGCCCTCATCGCCGAGAACACCGGCCACGTCAAGGCCGTGGCCGAGATGACGGACCGCAACCTCGACCACCAGATGGGACGAGCCATCGCGGCAGACGGTGCCACCTCGATGGTGGCCACCCTGGCTGGCGCCGGACCGACGACGACCTATGCCGAGAACATCGGCGTCATGGCGGCCACCAAGGTGTACTCCACCGCCGCGTACGCCGTCGCCGCACTCGTGGCCATCCTCTTCGGGTTCTCCCCGAAATTCGGCGCCATCATCTCAGCCACCCCCGGTGGCGTCCTGGGTGGAATCACCGTCGTGCTCTACGGCATGATTGGACTGCTCGGTGCCAAGATCTGGAGGGAGAACCGGGTCGATTTCGGCAATCCGGTGAACATCGTTCCCGTTGCTGCCGGAATCATCATTGGCATTGGTGACGTGTCCCTGAAGTTCACCGAGTCCTTCACCCTGGGCGGTATTGCCTTGGGCACGATCGTCACCGTCGGCGTCTATCACCTCGCGAAGTGGCTGGCTCCCAGGGAACTTGCCGATGCCGCAGGGGGCACCAGCATCGTTCTCGACACGCCCGGCATGTACAAGGACGACGACCGGCGTGCCAACAAACGATCCGATCGGGACCAGTGA
- a CDS encoding dolichyl-phosphate-mannose--protein mannosyltransferase translates to MDDDLVSWLVTISIGGVALIMRLWNLSYPSKLLFDETYYPKDAWTMLHQGYEGTWGDAKTINPQIAAGTSNGWTPDAEFVVHPPLGKELISIGEHLFGMTSFGWRFSSALFGTLMIVLTIRLARRLSRSTMVGAIAGILLTLDGLQFVMSRVGLLDIFQATFLVAGVAAVAADRDWFRHHLADEIRQRGQLSLAGQFGPRLWWRPWRLVAGIMLGAACAVKWNSMFVLATMGIVSVAWDVSARRLAGAGRAAWWSILKDGVPAFLYLVLVGAVTYLSSWGRWLSSYSTMMFGKGWGGPHADPGLAKVVGTPLAALWDYHVQMYNFHTGDYMMHQTHAYSAHPAGWLIMQRPIGIDAVNDIKPGQEGCDAVGDTCLRVISGMGTPVLWWMAAIALAAGIVWWIAGRDWRFTLPIVAMASTWLPWFKYTDRPLFFFYAICIIPFTVTILAIWLGRIMGSAQRPERRRIGAIIVGAAVVAVAVNFVFIYPVLTDGLLTRKAWLARMWFNSWI, encoded by the coding sequence ATGGATGACGACCTCGTGAGTTGGCTCGTGACCATCAGTATCGGCGGTGTCGCGCTGATCATGCGGCTGTGGAACCTCTCGTACCCCTCCAAACTGCTCTTCGACGAGACCTACTACCCCAAGGACGCCTGGACGATGCTGCACCAGGGCTACGAGGGGACGTGGGGCGACGCCAAGACGATCAATCCGCAGATCGCTGCTGGCACGAGCAATGGGTGGACCCCCGACGCGGAGTTCGTCGTCCACCCCCCGCTGGGCAAGGAGTTGATCTCCATCGGCGAACATCTCTTCGGGATGACGTCGTTCGGGTGGCGGTTCTCCTCGGCACTGTTCGGCACCCTCATGATCGTCCTCACGATTCGACTGGCCCGTCGTCTCTCCCGATCGACGATGGTGGGCGCCATCGCCGGCATCCTGCTCACCCTGGACGGCCTGCAGTTCGTCATGAGTCGAGTGGGGCTGCTCGACATCTTCCAGGCCACCTTCCTCGTCGCCGGGGTCGCAGCGGTGGCAGCCGATCGGGACTGGTTCCGTCATCATCTGGCCGACGAGATCCGGCAGCGCGGTCAGCTGAGCCTGGCCGGACAGTTCGGACCGCGGCTGTGGTGGCGACCGTGGCGTCTGGTGGCCGGGATCATGTTGGGAGCGGCCTGCGCCGTCAAGTGGAACTCCATGTTCGTCCTGGCGACGATGGGCATCGTCTCTGTGGCATGGGACGTCTCGGCGCGACGTCTGGCCGGTGCCGGACGCGCCGCATGGTGGTCCATCCTCAAGGACGGTGTTCCGGCCTTCCTGTACCTGGTGCTCGTCGGTGCCGTGACATACCTCTCATCGTGGGGACGCTGGCTCAGCAGCTATTCGACGATGATGTTCGGCAAGGGGTGGGGTGGCCCCCATGCAGATCCCGGGCTGGCCAAGGTGGTCGGAACCCCGCTCGCCGCGCTGTGGGACTACCACGTGCAGATGTACAACTTCCACACCGGCGACTACATGATGCACCAGACACACGCCTATTCGGCCCATCCGGCCGGGTGGCTCATCATGCAACGTCCGATCGGCATCGACGCCGTCAACGACATCAAGCCCGGCCAGGAGGGCTGCGATGCGGTGGGCGACACCTGTCTGCGGGTCATCTCGGGCATGGGCACGCCGGTGCTGTGGTGGATGGCTGCCATCGCCCTGGCTGCCGGGATCGTGTGGTGGATCGCTGGACGGGACTGGCGGTTCACCCTGCCGATCGTGGCCATGGCGTCCACCTGGCTGCCCTGGTTCAAGTACACCGACCGGCCACTGTTCTTCTTCTACGCGATCTGCATCATCCCGTTCACGGTGACGATTCTGGCCATCTGGCTGGGCCGGATCATGGGATCGGCCCAACGACCCGAACGGCGGCGAATCGGTGCCATCATCGTGGGGGCGGCAGTGGTCGCGGTGGCGGTGAACTTCGTGTTCATCTATCCCGTCCTCACCGACGGTCTGCTCACCCGGAAGGCCTGGCTGGCCAGGATGTGGTTCAACTCATGGATCTGA